From Candidatus Hydrogenedentota bacterium, one genomic window encodes:
- a CDS encoding DNA cytosine methyltransferase — protein sequence MPCRNRKYSSQPVAGIGRWTFAEFFAGIGLMRMGLEAAGWTIAFANDIDEDKQAMYDAHFRDASDHFILEDIHKLDARRVPTVTLATASFPCTDLSLAGMRRGLGGRHSSAYWGFIRILAELEARRPPIVLLENVTGFLTSHHGRDFHDALLALNRLGYAVDAVVLDAERFVPQSRARLFVIGSQINTGELQCPRESPGFYQSTLRPRALADFIFAHPDIAWELRALPEPPRREMQLTDILEDLPETSPFWWSKSRTEYLLSQMSPKHHAELQRMKSGSSCTYGTVFRRVRNGRSMAELRTDGIAGCLRTPRGGSGRQIVVKAGHGNVRARLLTPKECARLMGADGFCIEASLNKALFGFGDAVCVSAVTWLAENHLNPLAAELLGSKQHAAIGGAV from the coding sequence ATGCCTTGCAGGAACCGCAAATACTCATCCCAGCCGGTAGCTGGGATCGGCCGTTGGACCTTTGCCGAGTTTTTTGCTGGCATTGGGCTCATGAGAATGGGACTGGAAGCCGCCGGATGGACTATCGCATTCGCGAATGACATTGATGAAGACAAGCAAGCAATGTACGATGCGCATTTTCGCGACGCGTCCGACCACTTCATTCTTGAAGATATCCACAAACTCGATGCGCGCCGGGTCCCTACAGTTACTCTGGCTACGGCGTCTTTTCCTTGCACAGATCTCTCCTTGGCCGGAATGCGTCGAGGATTAGGAGGCCGTCACTCATCGGCATATTGGGGTTTCATTCGCATCTTGGCGGAACTAGAGGCCAGACGGCCGCCAATTGTCCTGCTCGAGAACGTCACGGGTTTCCTCACGTCGCATCACGGGAGAGATTTTCACGATGCCCTGTTGGCCCTGAATCGGCTGGGGTACGCAGTCGATGCGGTCGTTCTCGATGCGGAGAGATTTGTCCCTCAAAGTCGCGCGCGACTCTTCGTGATAGGGTCTCAGATTAACACGGGCGAGTTGCAATGCCCGCGAGAGTCTCCAGGTTTCTATCAATCGACTCTCAGGCCCAGGGCATTGGCTGATTTCATCTTTGCACATCCGGATATTGCCTGGGAGTTGCGAGCTCTGCCCGAACCTCCGCGTCGAGAAATGCAACTCACAGACATTCTTGAAGATCTGCCTGAGACATCCCCGTTTTGGTGGAGCAAGTCTCGAACAGAGTACCTTTTGAGCCAAATGAGTCCTAAACATCATGCAGAACTGCAGAGAATGAAATCAGGCTCTTCGTGTACTTACGGCACGGTATTCCGACGTGTCCGAAACGGTCGCTCCATGGCCGAACTTCGGACGGACGGTATCGCGGGGTGTTTAAGGACGCCGCGAGGCGGAAGTGGACGGCAAATTGTGGTGAAGGCGGGGCACGGAAACGTGAGAGCACGTTTGCTAACCCCCAAGGAGTGCGCTAGGCTCATGGGCGCGGATGGCTTTTGCATTGAGGCGTCTCTTAACAAGGCTCTTTTTGGGTTCGGAGACGCCGTGTGCGTTTCCGCGGTGACGTGGCTCGCCGAGAATCACCTGAACCCCCTTGCAGCAGAGTTGCTCGGCTCGAAGCAGCATGCTGCGATAGGCGGAGCAGTTTGA
- a CDS encoding MTH938/NDUFAF3 family protein: MKPSIDGTSFGSITVDGETYDHDIVIRLSGKVKKRKKSLSKEETGSSHMVSRGEAEHIYDTGADLVIIGCGQNGALDLSPEALTYFHKHDCIVDMRPTPEAAAAWNSAEGKVVAMFHVTC, translated from the coding sequence ATGAAACCCAGCATTGACGGCACGTCGTTCGGCAGCATCACCGTCGACGGAGAGACCTACGACCACGACATCGTGATTCGACTCTCGGGCAAGGTCAAGAAACGGAAAAAGAGCCTGTCCAAAGAAGAAACCGGCTCTTCTCACATGGTATCGCGCGGCGAGGCCGAACACATCTACGACACCGGCGCCGACCTGGTCATCATCGGTTGCGGCCAGAACGGCGCGCTCGACCTCTCGCCCGAAGCCTTGACCTATTTCCACAAACACGACTGCATAGTGGATATGCGGCCCACCCCCGAGGCCGCCGCCGCGTGGAATTCGGCCGAGGGCAAGGTTGTCGCCATGTTTCACGTGACCTGCTGA
- a CDS encoding sigma-70 family RNA polymerase sigma factor, with protein sequence MLFALKHDDARLVKRVLAGEREAYGALVRHYLPAVHAVGRARTGSFAEAEDIAQEAFLAAYTALDTLREPGKFGPWLLRIARNKANDWLTKRAREKRLNAGLEDAAEPFEDAARELEVREMRAMLRRRVEELDEDFREVLFMHYFAGVKTREMAQLLEISHEAVRKRLQRAREALGKQLLDELGRDRDSEKALEKRALTIIGAVAGASAGWQRASAEAGSAASAGTGSAGTAATTSGMTIGGLQMLMGFLSSKAGIVLVAAVAVAGGVVGVVSLQNGGDAIPPTNRPALAAQPAEQEGITDSAAPLPQRQRMASTVEAGEPKAAAQSAAVKQPTGPYGIAGKVDKPGATVRLERVDIYGYECEPEDAVVMSTTADKDGAFLFEDIPSGWYVVEAYTVDAFIAARARPDTYSPEPYLDVVLLPGAPVRGRVADESGRPVSGAALYVQAYDKEPGDLPLPETTAARMVTDGEGRFASIPLWPGQWKFLVRAEGYESLLSEFIGAGSEDVELTLAKGRAIAGQVVDHASRTPLAKIRVRVESKILKRDQFYATSDDGGAFSVAGLRAGEYTAVADDPEWISSGGPVAFNMKDGEEAPALEVPVMPGALVMGRITDADSGEGLAGVKIYTYPEPQEIVRHREAFTDATGGYVLTGLPSGSYAVRWSPVEGYSRPYNEKNAKELQVVAGQTVSGVDFSLSHGIRLTGKVVDAEGQPVPRAKINCVIGQDYRDYVGADKTGHFLLAGLPPTDRLEVIARKHDRISAPVGPLTVSLEGNEPLTIPLGPAGAIKGTARDAAGRPLPKAEVYVEHQEARQLGWDSERTNNAGEFSFSGLLPGPTTVSVIPRNTDLNARTEYKDIVVPAGGTVENLELIYQPPGDPSQTGVIAGRVADKTGKPIERAEVHIFRQTREVATGADGTFEITGLPDGTHELQVWHPQYSVAYVKDVAAGTRNVFVTLLGLTEVHGTVIDAVTKQPITTFYAYERDDELSRITGQMKEDAQRFQDEEGRFKLECIHVRDSFIYTWADGYTWQKTRISVTSDQEPLTGVVIAMKRGAIIEGEVVDPGGAPAPGAMLFTGALPHTVQRGERNVGYADAQGRFRLDTVEQSVRCISAAKPGYGPGFTLVSPVGGQTQRVTIALTGGGVLKGMVNTDNIPGEPYHIGVDVRHPFEPALGESGVKVNPDGTYAIADLAPGEILVRGMAWFSTADGQNAHYAAYKRALIEAGNETVVDFDFSQGTASVEGLVTIDGEKPARGWVTLGKQWHAGGRLDESGRYRLDGLQAGEVVLLIEANAGEAPSRRRLETIQVKAGENRRYDVDLTGAASVRGTVTGAAPGMRVSVYLLQGCHTWPSVPWNVSDYAMEFLIKGVDVNEDGTFSMSSFDAGEYTLCATALIPSGGGIGSEADCVAMPCAMAYITLEEGGETVVNLQLR encoded by the coding sequence TTATCTGCCGGCGGTTCACGCCGTAGGGCGGGCGCGAACGGGGAGTTTCGCCGAGGCCGAGGACATCGCTCAGGAGGCCTTCCTGGCGGCCTATACCGCTCTCGACACGCTCCGCGAACCCGGCAAGTTCGGTCCGTGGCTGCTGCGCATCGCCCGCAACAAGGCCAACGACTGGCTTACGAAGCGCGCGCGCGAAAAACGCCTGAACGCGGGCCTCGAGGATGCCGCCGAACCCTTCGAGGATGCCGCTCGCGAACTGGAGGTCCGGGAAATGCGCGCGATGCTGCGCCGCCGCGTCGAGGAATTGGACGAAGACTTCCGCGAGGTCCTGTTCATGCACTATTTCGCGGGGGTGAAAACGCGGGAGATGGCCCAATTGCTCGAGATATCCCACGAGGCGGTCCGGAAACGCCTGCAACGGGCGCGCGAAGCCCTCGGCAAACAGTTGCTCGACGAACTGGGCCGCGACCGAGACTCCGAGAAGGCGCTCGAGAAACGGGCGCTGACGATCATCGGGGCCGTTGCGGGGGCGTCCGCGGGCTGGCAACGCGCGAGCGCGGAGGCTGGAAGCGCGGCATCGGCGGGCACGGGGTCCGCCGGCACGGCCGCCACAACGTCAGGAATGACCATAGGGGGTCTGCAGATGCTCATGGGATTTTTATCGTCGAAAGCGGGGATAGTCCTCGTGGCTGCAGTGGCGGTGGCCGGCGGCGTGGTCGGGGTCGTGAGTCTCCAAAACGGCGGGGACGCGATACCCCCGACAAATCGCCCAGCGCTGGCCGCGCAACCGGCTGAACAGGAGGGGATTACGGATAGCGCCGCGCCGCTTCCGCAACGGCAGCGCATGGCTTCCACGGTTGAGGCGGGTGAGCCGAAGGCGGCAGCCCAGAGCGCGGCCGTTAAGCAGCCCACCGGCCCCTACGGCATTGCGGGTAAGGTGGACAAGCCCGGTGCAACGGTCCGGCTCGAGCGGGTGGACATCTACGGCTACGAGTGTGAGCCCGAGGATGCCGTTGTGATGTCCACGACGGCAGACAAAGACGGGGCGTTTCTCTTCGAAGATATTCCAAGCGGATGGTATGTTGTGGAGGCATATACGGTGGATGCCTTCATCGCGGCAAGGGCGCGCCCCGATACGTACAGTCCCGAACCCTATCTGGATGTGGTGTTGCTGCCCGGAGCGCCTGTGCGGGGCCGGGTAGCGGACGAGTCGGGGCGTCCGGTTTCGGGCGCCGCGTTATACGTCCAGGCGTACGACAAGGAACCTGGTGATCTACCCCTTCCCGAAACCACGGCTGCCCGAATGGTCACGGATGGCGAGGGGCGGTTTGCATCGATCCCCCTCTGGCCGGGGCAGTGGAAATTCCTCGTACGCGCGGAGGGGTATGAATCGCTGCTCAGCGAGTTCATTGGAGCAGGCAGCGAGGACGTTGAACTCACGCTCGCAAAGGGCCGCGCGATTGCGGGTCAGGTGGTGGACCATGCGTCCCGCACGCCTCTGGCGAAGATACGGGTGCGCGTGGAGTCGAAGATACTGAAGCGTGACCAGTTCTACGCGACGAGCGATGACGGTGGCGCATTCAGCGTCGCAGGCCTTCGCGCGGGCGAGTATACGGCGGTGGCCGACGACCCCGAATGGATCTCATCGGGCGGGCCGGTAGCGTTTAATATGAAGGATGGTGAGGAGGCCCCGGCTCTCGAAGTCCCGGTCATGCCAGGCGCCCTCGTGATGGGACGCATCACGGATGCCGACTCGGGCGAAGGCCTTGCAGGCGTGAAGATCTACACCTACCCGGAACCGCAGGAGATCGTGCGGCATCGCGAAGCGTTCACCGACGCTACGGGGGGCTACGTCCTGACAGGCCTTCCCTCGGGAAGTTACGCGGTCCGCTGGAGTCCCGTCGAGGGCTATTCCCGTCCCTACAACGAGAAAAACGCCAAGGAACTCCAGGTCGTGGCTGGCCAGACGGTTTCCGGCGTCGATTTCTCCCTCTCCCATGGCATCCGGTTAACGGGCAAGGTCGTAGATGCCGAGGGGCAGCCGGTGCCGCGGGCCAAGATCAACTGCGTAATCGGTCAAGACTACCGCGACTATGTCGGCGCCGACAAAACGGGCCATTTCCTGCTGGCGGGATTGCCTCCTACCGACAGGCTGGAAGTCATTGCCCGCAAACATGACCGAATCAGCGCCCCTGTCGGTCCGCTCACGGTGAGCCTGGAAGGCAACGAGCCGCTCACCATTCCGTTGGGACCCGCAGGGGCGATCAAGGGCACGGCACGAGACGCCGCCGGGCGGCCCCTGCCGAAGGCGGAAGTCTATGTGGAGCACCAGGAAGCCCGGCAGTTGGGATGGGATTCGGAACGCACCAACAACGCCGGGGAGTTCTCGTTCTCGGGGCTGCTCCCCGGCCCGACGACCGTTTCTGTTATTCCGAGGAATACTGATCTCAACGCGCGCACCGAATACAAAGATATCGTGGTGCCTGCTGGCGGGACCGTGGAGAACCTCGAGCTGATTTATCAGCCTCCGGGCGACCCCAGCCAGACCGGCGTGATTGCGGGACGCGTGGCGGACAAGACCGGCAAGCCCATCGAGCGCGCGGAAGTCCACATCTTCCGGCAGACCAGAGAGGTGGCGACAGGGGCCGATGGGACGTTTGAAATTACGGGGCTCCCCGACGGCACGCACGAACTGCAGGTCTGGCATCCCCAATACAGCGTCGCATACGTCAAGGACGTGGCGGCGGGCACGCGAAACGTCTTCGTTACGCTGCTCGGCCTCACGGAAGTCCATGGCACGGTCATCGATGCAGTCACGAAGCAACCCATAACGACGTTCTACGCGTACGAGCGGGACGATGAGCTCTCCCGCATCACGGGCCAGATGAAAGAAGACGCTCAGCGGTTCCAGGATGAAGAGGGCCGGTTCAAGCTCGAGTGCATCCACGTGCGCGATTCATTCATTTACACCTGGGCTGACGGCTACACGTGGCAGAAGACCAGGATCAGCGTTACGTCGGACCAAGAGCCGTTGACCGGCGTCGTGATCGCAATGAAACGGGGAGCCATCATTGAGGGTGAAGTAGTGGATCCCGGCGGCGCTCCTGCTCCTGGGGCGATGCTGTTCACGGGCGCGCTGCCTCACACGGTGCAGCGCGGCGAGCGCAACGTCGGCTATGCCGATGCACAGGGCCGGTTCCGCCTCGACACCGTCGAGCAGAGCGTCCGCTGCATCTCCGCCGCGAAGCCGGGATACGGACCGGGCTTCACGCTGGTGTCGCCCGTAGGCGGCCAAACGCAACGGGTCACCATCGCCCTGACCGGCGGCGGTGTCTTGAAGGGTATGGTTAACACAGACAATATTCCCGGCGAGCCATACCACATTGGCGTGGACGTCCGTCATCCTTTCGAGCCCGCGTTAGGTGAATCCGGGGTGAAAGTCAACCCGGACGGGACCTATGCAATCGCCGACTTGGCTCCGGGCGAGATTCTGGTCCGCGGGATGGCATGGTTCAGCACGGCGGACGGGCAGAATGCGCATTATGCCGCATACAAACGCGCCCTGATAGAAGCAGGCAACGAAACCGTTGTGGACTTCGATTTCTCGCAAGGAACCGCATCAGTGGAAGGTCTGGTCACGATTGACGGCGAGAAACCGGCGCGCGGATGGGTTACCTTGGGCAAGCAGTGGCATGCCGGCGGCCGCTTGGACGAGTCCGGCCGCTATCGCCTCGATGGGCTCCAGGCGGGCGAAGTGGTTCTCCTGATCGAGGCGAATGCCGGGGAAGCTCCATCCAGGCGCCGCCTCGAGACCATCCAGGTAAAGGCGGGCGAAAACAGGAGGTATGACGTGGACCTGACGGGCGCCGCCTCGGTCAGGGGAACGGTCACTGGCGCCGCGCCCGGGATGCGCGTCAGCGTATATCTCCTGCAGGGATGCCATACCTGGCCCTCGGTGCCCTGGAACGTATCCGATTATGCCATGGAATTCCTTATCAAAGGCGTTGACGTGAACGAGGATGGGACGTTTTCCATGTCATCCTTCGATGCGGGCGAATACACCCTCTGCGCAACCGCCCTGATCCCATCGGGAGGCGGAATCGGCTCTGAAGCGGACTGCGTCGCCATGCCCTGCGCGATGGCCTATATCACGCTGGAAGAAGGCGGCGAGACGGTGGTCAATCTCCAGTTGCGGTGA
- a CDS encoding HAD family hydrolase: protein MGECAVLLDLDDTLVIQREVLEEAFFATCAAAWAECDIEPEALTQSVKLHARRLWAECEFVRYFERIGLSASEGLWAGFEGAGEPMQRMRPWAHGYQREAWRRALADHGVKNEPLAKELAAMFQEECWASFALFHDTIPTVETLARQYRLALVTNGLAALQRKKIECAGFGAHFEAVVISGELGAGKPEAIMYGTALERLGIPRGRAVMAGNNLEWDVAGPQRIGVKGVWTNMAGEPARESVRPDAVVASLSELPGVVASLLGQ from the coding sequence ATGGGCGAATGCGCAGTGCTCCTTGACCTGGACGACACGCTGGTTATCCAGCGCGAGGTGCTCGAGGAGGCCTTCTTCGCTACGTGCGCGGCGGCATGGGCTGAATGCGACATCGAGCCCGAGGCCCTGACTCAATCCGTCAAGCTGCATGCGCGGCGTTTGTGGGCCGAATGCGAGTTCGTGAGGTATTTCGAGCGGATAGGTTTGAGCGCCAGCGAGGGTCTGTGGGCGGGTTTCGAAGGAGCAGGGGAACCCATGCAGCGGATGCGGCCGTGGGCACACGGCTATCAGCGCGAGGCATGGCGCAGGGCGTTGGCGGACCACGGCGTGAAGAATGAGCCCCTCGCCAAAGAGCTCGCCGCAATGTTTCAGGAGGAATGCTGGGCAAGCTTCGCCCTGTTTCATGATACTATCCCGACGGTCGAGACCCTGGCGCGGCAATACCGGCTCGCGCTCGTGACCAACGGTCTCGCGGCCCTTCAGCGGAAGAAGATCGAGTGCGCCGGGTTCGGGGCTCACTTCGAAGCTGTTGTTATCTCGGGCGAGCTCGGCGCGGGCAAACCCGAGGCAATCATGTACGGTACCGCACTGGAACGGCTCGGCATACCGCGCGGCCGTGCGGTGATGGCGGGCAATAACCTCGAATGGGACGTGGCCGGGCCGCAGAGAATCGGCGTCAAAGGCGTTTGGACCAACATGGCCGGAGAACCCGCGCGCGAGAGCGTGAGGCCGGACGCCGTCGTTGCATCCCTGAGCGAGCTGCCAGGCGTTGTGGCATCGCTGCTGGGACAGTGA
- a CDS encoding entericidin A/B family lipoprotein — MRCLKIAALMLAFMSAFASVSGCNTIRGMGKDIEKGGQAIQDAAK; from the coding sequence ATGAGATGCTTAAAAATCGCGGCTCTTATGCTTGCGTTTATGTCTGCGTTTGCCAGCGTATCCGGATGCAACACGATTCGGGGTATGGGCAAGGATATCGAAAAGGGCGGCCAAGCGATTCAGGACGCCGCGAAGTAA
- a CDS encoding DUF4928 family protein, whose translation MTGAREKDATLNQALYDFAAQNGVASKGPLSTVLILTRTVRKMTPPFQENDFLSPKKGQVKGLGGSAIKAILKDYGITQTLSSEGGRTSRGSIGLMAAYVKFLNNLYARSLLDLDKIEPWWIDRVRDFFASKPLKVKIDASTSHRQLVSELMAAALARQEQCPGTMIAGAVMQHLVGAKLSIALPSLTIEHHGSSVADESSGRNSDFCVGDTAIHVTTAPTEHLIQKCCQNLAANLRPLIITVKGGVEGTYLLAKNARVAHRIDVLDIEQFLTTNIYEWTRFQGQQRPISVRDLLKTYNEIVQEFESDPRLLIALG comes from the coding sequence ATGACCGGAGCACGAGAGAAAGACGCGACGCTCAATCAGGCCCTATATGACTTTGCGGCGCAAAACGGAGTGGCCAGTAAGGGCCCCCTTTCCACTGTTCTCATATTAACGCGCACTGTGCGCAAGATGACTCCTCCGTTTCAAGAGAATGACTTCCTTTCGCCAAAGAAGGGTCAGGTAAAGGGGCTTGGGGGTTCCGCAATCAAGGCGATTCTCAAGGATTACGGAATAACTCAGACTCTTTCTAGTGAAGGAGGAAGAACCAGCCGAGGCAGCATTGGTTTGATGGCCGCCTATGTGAAATTCTTGAACAACCTGTATGCCAGGAGTCTGCTAGATCTTGACAAGATCGAGCCTTGGTGGATAGACAGGGTTCGGGATTTCTTCGCGTCGAAACCTCTTAAGGTCAAGATAGATGCTTCAACATCACATCGCCAGCTCGTCAGCGAACTTATGGCAGCTGCTCTTGCACGCCAGGAGCAGTGTCCCGGAACAATGATTGCCGGAGCCGTAATGCAGCACTTGGTGGGAGCCAAGCTATCAATTGCGCTCCCATCTCTAACCATCGAACATCACGGATCTTCGGTTGCCGACGAATCCTCTGGCCGTAATAGCGACTTCTGCGTCGGAGATACCGCAATCCATGTAACCACCGCGCCAACCGAGCATCTCATCCAAAAGTGCTGTCAGAATCTGGCGGCAAATCTCAGACCACTCATTATCACTGTCAAGGGTGGTGTCGAAGGCACGTACTTATTGGCCAAGAATGCAAGAGTCGCCCATCGCATAGATGTTTTGGATATCGAACAGTTTTTGACAACGAATATCTATGAATGGACCCGTTTTCAAGGTCAACAGCGTCCCATATCGGTGCGCGACCTCCTCAAGACTTACAATGAGATCGTGCAGGAATTTGAGAGTGACCCGCGGCTATTGATCGCATTGGGCTAG
- the vsr gene encoding DNA mismatch endonuclease Vsr, whose protein sequence is MDQFSQATRSWIMSRVASSDTSAEVAVRSILHRMGYRFRLHCRNLPGKPDIVLPKHRAVVFVHGCFWHRHARCKRATVPASNRTYWLPKFRRTVARDRTNRRLLRRLGWNVVIVWECELTKPDSLATRLAKRIGTKRDYPAQGR, encoded by the coding sequence ATGGACCAATTCTCCCAAGCCACACGCAGCTGGATAATGAGCCGGGTGGCCTCGTCTGATACATCTGCCGAAGTTGCGGTGCGTTCGATATTGCACAGAATGGGGTACCGATTCCGCCTTCACTGCAGAAACTTGCCAGGCAAACCGGACATTGTGCTGCCGAAGCATCGCGCCGTCGTCTTTGTCCACGGTTGTTTCTGGCATAGGCACGCAAGGTGCAAACGCGCGACTGTTCCAGCCAGCAATCGCACGTATTGGCTTCCCAAGTTTCGGCGAACGGTCGCGAGAGATAGAACCAATCGTCGACTCTTGAGAAGACTGGGATGGAATGTCGTCATCGTATGGGAGTGTGAATTGACCAAACCCGACAGCTTGGCCACGCGCTTAGCTAAAAGAATTGGGACAAAACGAGACTATCCAGCACAGGGCCGCTAG
- a CDS encoding Sb-PDE family phosphodiesterase: MKRSFCRNLLLVTAVIMLAAGTAFAQRTELSFPDIEGYVTLACDLHSHTVFSDGSVWPSMRVDEAWRDGLDVLAITDHIEYLPHKDDIIINFNRPYEIAKPEADEQHIVLIRGAEITRDEPHGHFNAIFLDDPKALDVENEKDAVRIANEQGAFVWWNHPEWKRKGDTAWSDIQAEYIKLGWMQGMEVFNGGDYYPSAHKWCLEHKLTMLANTDIHGPVSDYYNAAAGNHRAMTLVFAQNNSPEAIEEALRARRTAAFSRNVLVGETQWVAPLFKQSIAVQHPDVALKNKTVFYVGIHNSSPVTFNLKAKGGAPGVAFPGRVSLPAGKTALLRLEGSGITESGTRAVQLPYEVENIWIAPDQFLPVTIDLNVTFQAEG; this comes from the coding sequence ATGAAACGCTCGTTTTGCCGCAATCTGTTGCTTGTTACGGCAGTAATCATGCTGGCGGCCGGCACGGCTTTCGCTCAGCGCACGGAACTGAGTTTCCCCGACATCGAGGGCTATGTGACACTGGCATGCGACCTCCACTCGCACACCGTGTTCTCGGACGGCTCGGTATGGCCATCGATGAGGGTGGACGAAGCGTGGCGCGACGGCCTCGACGTGCTGGCGATCACCGATCACATCGAGTACCTGCCCCACAAGGATGACATAATCATCAACTTCAACCGGCCGTATGAGATCGCGAAACCGGAGGCCGACGAACAGCATATTGTCCTGATTCGAGGCGCCGAGATCACGCGCGACGAACCCCACGGCCATTTCAACGCCATCTTCCTCGACGACCCCAAAGCGCTCGATGTCGAGAACGAAAAAGACGCCGTCCGCATCGCCAACGAGCAGGGCGCGTTCGTGTGGTGGAACCACCCCGAATGGAAGCGCAAAGGAGACACGGCGTGGAGCGACATCCAGGCCGAGTACATCAAGCTCGGATGGATGCAGGGCATGGAGGTGTTCAACGGCGGCGACTATTATCCGTCCGCGCACAAGTGGTGCCTCGAACACAAGCTGACCATGCTGGCCAACACGGACATTCACGGCCCTGTCTCCGATTACTACAATGCGGCAGCGGGCAATCATCGGGCTATGACGCTCGTGTTCGCGCAAAACAACTCGCCCGAAGCCATCGAGGAAGCGTTGCGCGCCCGGCGCACCGCCGCTTTCAGCCGCAACGTGCTGGTGGGCGAAACCCAATGGGTCGCGCCCTTGTTCAAACAGTCGATCGCCGTGCAGCACCCGGACGTCGCGCTGAAAAACAAGACGGTGTTTTACGTGGGCATCCACAACTCCTCGCCCGTCACCTTCAACCTGAAGGCCAAAGGCGGGGCGCCGGGCGTGGCGTTCCCGGGCAGGGTGAGCCTGCCCGCCGGCAAAACGGCTCTGTTGCGGCTTGAGGGCAGCGGCATCACGGAAAGCGGAACTCGCGCCGTGCAACTGCCCTACGAGGTCGAGAACATCTGGATCGCACCGGACCAGTTCCTGCCCGTCACGATCGACCTGAACGTCACGTTCCAGGCGGAAGGATGA